The Candidatus Margulisiibacteriota bacterium genome includes the window CCCGCGCCGCTGGCCCCGCAAACCGCCGTGATCTCTCCGGGATTGGCCAGCAGTGAGACGTCCTTAAGCGTGTATTCATCCGAATTCTGGTATTTAAAACTGACTTTGTCGAATTTGATCTTGCCTTCGATCTGGAACAGGACGAAGGTGCGCGATTCTTTGTACGCTTCAGGTTTTTCTTCCAAGATATCGTTAACCCGTTTAATAGAAACAAAGCTCCTGTTCAGGGCTTTATAAAGCGACCCGAAATCCATGATCGGCTGGTGGATCTGGCCGAGATAGACCAGGATGGCCATGATCTCACCGATAGTGATCTGTCCGGTGATGACGCGGTAACCGGCGTACCAGGCCAGAAAACTGGTCCAGACGGTGATCAGAATGGAATCAAAAAAGGAGTTGATCAGGCCCAGGAAGAGATTTTCCCTGACGAGGGCGAACATGCCTTTGAGTTTATCGATCAGCCGGTCGGTCTCATAGATCTCCTGGTTAAAAGACTTGATCGTCTTGACGTTGCTCATTTTTTCCTGATAGAACGTGTAGATTTCCGACTCTTTTTTCTGGGATTTTGTCTGAACGTCCTCGAATCTCTGGGCGAAGAATTTTGTCTGGATGAAATAGATCGGGATACCGACCAGGGCGAGCAGGGTCAAATTCCAATCGATCAGCAAACAGATGACCAGGAGAGAGGCGAGTTGCAGCAGGGTCTTGATCACCACGGGGATCAATTCGGCCACCGAATCGACGATGACGTCGATATCGTCGGTGACCCTGACCATCAGGTCGCCGACCTGTTTCTCGTAATGGAAGCCGAGCGGCAAGCGGAGCAGGCGGGTGAAAAATTTCTTTCTAAGATCGATGGAGAGCGTCTGGTGGATAAAAGTATCCATATAACTGGAAATGTCGGAAAAGAAAGTGTCAAAAATAAAGATCAATATTCGGAACAGGACCAGGAAGCTGAGCAGGAACAGGTCTTTGTTGGGATAAGCGTAATCGATCAAAACCTTGGTGATCAGAGGATTGGCCATGCCAAAGATGACCAAGATGCCGACCGAAAGCAAAGAAACGAGACTTTTATCCCAATAAGGTAAAAGCAATTTGGTATAAACGAAAAGTAGCCTTAGTCTATCGCGCATGTAAGACAAAGTATAACGCTTTTCGTGTGGTTGGGCAATAAAAACGGGCAGGCTCCATTCAAAAA containing:
- a CDS encoding ABC transporter ATP-binding protein, with product MRDRLRLLFVYTKLLLPYWDKSLVSLLSVGILVIFGMANPLITKVLIDYAYPNKDLFLLSFLVLFRILIFIFDTFFSDISSYMDTFIHQTLSIDLRKKFFTRLLRLPLGFHYEKQVGDLMVRVTDDIDVIVDSVAELIPVVIKTLLQLASLLVICLLIDWNLTLLALVGIPIYFIQTKFFAQRFEDVQTKSQKKESEIYTFYQEKMSNVKTIKSFNQEIYETDRLIDKLKGMFALVRENLFLGLINSFFDSILITVWTSFLAWYAGYRVITGQITIGEIMAILVYLGQIHQPIMDFGSLYKALNRSFVSIKRVNDILEEKPEAYKESRTFVLFQIEGKIKFDKVSFKYQNSDEYTLKDVSLLANPGEITAVCGASGAG